A stretch of the Sphingobacterium thalpophilum genome encodes the following:
- a CDS encoding glycoside hydrolase family 10 protein — MNNFKSFVLMAICAVMVLNACKKGSNDPIVPGPEPNPPGSGTALSLPKKEMRAVWISTAWGLDWPAGIYGEMQQKQAYMSMLDKFKELRINAIFFQVKAMGDAFYNSAYEPWASSITGVRGKDPGYDILAFLIEEAHKRGVEFHAWMNPYRIATRAGVSSTYPPLHASVPSDWVVSHEKIQIYNPALPEVRSRLVNIVKDLISKYDVDGVHFDDYFYPDPASAGQMTSDQPDYLKYGQGYTSIEAFRRANVDKAIQDVHDAIVSTRPSVVFSVSPAANKDYNYNTLYADVAKWCQEGWLDLLIPQLYQEIGNKSNDFQTNLSIWSQYNFSAALVIGHAIYKFGDATQAPAFQSAAELEKQFDLTKKNKKAVGSALYSAKYIMGNKVGITDKLAGLYKAPAVMPFMGRSTLPAPPSVTNLKVAGGKLSWGKSEGTRAVVYYFTDLKVEGSVLAVTDASEFPISQKGYYCVSLINEDNKEGEVSKPVKF; from the coding sequence ATTTTAAATCTTTTGTCCTTATGGCCATATGTGCTGTAATGGTACTGAATGCTTGTAAAAAAGGGAGCAATGATCCGATAGTGCCTGGGCCCGAGCCTAATCCTCCAGGGTCGGGGACTGCATTAAGTCTGCCAAAAAAGGAAATGCGCGCGGTATGGATTTCTACTGCATGGGGGTTGGACTGGCCGGCAGGTATATATGGAGAGATGCAGCAAAAACAGGCATATATGTCTATGCTGGACAAGTTTAAAGAATTGCGCATAAACGCTATATTTTTCCAGGTCAAGGCTATGGGAGATGCATTTTACAATTCGGCATATGAGCCATGGGCGTCCTCCATTACTGGGGTGAGGGGGAAGGATCCAGGATATGATATCCTTGCTTTTTTAATCGAGGAAGCACACAAAAGGGGAGTCGAATTTCATGCATGGATGAACCCATATCGTATTGCGACGAGAGCTGGAGTTTCATCCACTTATCCGCCGCTGCACGCCTCAGTGCCTTCGGACTGGGTGGTCAGCCATGAAAAAATACAGATTTATAATCCGGCTTTACCGGAAGTAAGGAGCCGGCTGGTGAATATTGTCAAGGATCTGATCAGTAAATATGATGTAGACGGCGTCCATTTTGATGACTATTTTTATCCGGATCCTGCTAGTGCAGGTCAGATGACTTCTGATCAACCTGATTACCTAAAGTATGGACAGGGCTATACAAGTATTGAAGCGTTTAGGCGTGCCAATGTGGATAAGGCAATACAGGATGTGCATGACGCTATTGTATCAACCAGACCGTCCGTTGTGTTTTCTGTGTCTCCCGCTGCCAACAAAGATTACAACTATAACACGCTGTATGCCGATGTCGCTAAATGGTGTCAAGAAGGCTGGCTGGATCTCCTGATTCCGCAACTTTATCAGGAAATCGGAAATAAATCGAACGATTTTCAGACGAATCTTTCGATATGGTCACAATATAACTTTTCGGCGGCGCTCGTGATCGGACATGCAATTTACAAGTTTGGTGACGCTACTCAGGCTCCAGCGTTTCAGTCCGCTGCTGAGCTGGAAAAGCAGTTTGATTTAACGAAAAAGAACAAGAAGGCTGTTGGTAGCGCTTTGTATAGTGCCAAATATATCATGGGAAACAAAGTCGGTATCACAGATAAATTGGCCGGTCTTTATAAGGCTCCGGCCGTAATGCCTTTTATGGGAAGGTCGACATTGCCGGCGCCGCCCTCTGTGACCAATTTAAAAGTTGCTGGAGGTAAGTTGTCATGGGGGAAATCGGAAGGAACAAGAGCCGTCGTCTATTATTTCACGGATTTAAAAGTGGAAGGCAGTGTGCTCGCTGTAACGGATGCTAGCGAGTTTCCAATATCACAAAAAGGATATTACTGTGTGTCGTTAATCAATGAAGATAATAAAGAGGGTGAGGTTTCAAAGCCAGTCAAGTTTTGA
- a CDS encoding outer membrane protein assembly factor BamB family protein encodes MKSKLLPLFIALLCIFNIAVAQTFKFAHVTDTHVGGATGEEDLRRTVKDLNTLKDVDFVILSGDITEFGADHELKLAKRILDSLQLPWYVIPGNHDGNWSENGANTFRTVFGGETFFFKHKGYEFIGTNSGPNMRMSPGQIPRENLVWMDSIFAANPDRQIPLIYINHYPQDSSLNNWFDALKRVKTRNVQLALCGHGHINKAYDWEGIPGVMGRSNLRANKEIGGYNIVTIGDGQAVYRERTPGVGTQQTPWLTVPLVDHRFANETKLYPRPSYAVNAKYADRVRVNWTFEDASDIGAGLTVYQNKVLSSNTAGDIFALDLKTGKKLWSFRTGGKVYSTPAVWKDVVVAGSSDHNIYAINAQNGSLLWKVATDKAVLGSPLIHDGTAFIGGSDGKFRALDVKTGAIKWTFDQVKGFVSTLPTYYLGNIIFGSWGNGFYALDAETGALSWEWNNGHANRMFSAAACNPVGVNNRIFVVAPDRFMTALDAKNGTVIWREKKDTIRVRESMGLAANGKYIYVKTMDGDLLGISSSGEKMNVAWASKLKLPYELTPSAIKTNRKLVFVPSHSGLLSAVDAKTGDVAWQYKISNGMVNPVATKGNNQVIASTMDGKIVSLSF; translated from the coding sequence ATGAAATCTAAATTATTGCCTCTGTTTATTGCATTATTATGCATTTTCAATATTGCTGTTGCGCAGACTTTTAAATTTGCTCATGTCACCGATACTCATGTTGGCGGAGCAACAGGTGAGGAAGATTTGCGACGTACTGTAAAAGACCTGAATACGTTGAAAGATGTCGATTTCGTTATACTTTCCGGAGATATTACAGAGTTTGGCGCTGATCATGAGCTTAAACTGGCCAAACGTATTTTGGACAGCCTGCAGCTGCCCTGGTATGTGATCCCCGGTAACCACGATGGTAATTGGTCGGAAAACGGCGCGAATACGTTCCGCACGGTGTTTGGTGGCGAAACATTCTTTTTCAAACATAAAGGATACGAGTTTATCGGCACCAATTCAGGGCCGAATATGCGGATGAGCCCGGGGCAGATTCCACGTGAAAATCTGGTGTGGATGGATTCCATCTTTGCGGCAAACCCTGACAGGCAGATACCACTGATTTACATCAATCACTACCCACAGGACTCTTCGCTGAATAACTGGTTTGACGCATTAAAACGTGTGAAGACGCGCAACGTGCAACTGGCACTCTGCGGTCATGGGCATATAAACAAAGCCTATGATTGGGAGGGGATACCGGGTGTGATGGGGCGCTCCAATCTGCGCGCCAATAAAGAAATAGGCGGTTATAATATTGTGACGATCGGTGACGGTCAGGCGGTGTACCGGGAGCGGACACCCGGGGTGGGAACTCAGCAAACACCCTGGTTGACAGTGCCACTCGTTGATCATCGTTTTGCGAATGAAACCAAGCTTTACCCAAGGCCGAGTTATGCCGTAAACGCTAAATATGCGGATAGGGTTCGGGTCAACTGGACATTTGAGGATGCGAGCGATATCGGTGCAGGGTTGACGGTCTATCAGAACAAGGTGCTTAGCTCCAACACGGCAGGTGATATTTTTGCGCTAGACCTCAAAACAGGGAAGAAGTTATGGTCATTTCGCACGGGTGGAAAGGTCTATTCTACACCGGCTGTCTGGAAGGATGTAGTCGTCGCGGGATCATCTGATCACAACATCTACGCCATAAACGCACAGAACGGCAGTCTCCTTTGGAAGGTAGCCACGGATAAAGCGGTATTAGGCTCGCCGTTGATCCATGACGGTACTGCTTTCATCGGCGGTTCGGACGGTAAATTCAGAGCGCTCGATGTGAAAACTGGAGCAATCAAGTGGACTTTTGATCAGGTGAAGGGGTTTGTCTCCACATTGCCGACCTATTACTTGGGGAATATCATCTTCGGCTCGTGGGGAAATGGCTTTTATGCCCTGGATGCAGAAACAGGGGCGCTGTCCTGGGAGTGGAACAATGGGCATGCCAACCGCATGTTCTCCGCTGCTGCCTGTAATCCTGTCGGCGTAAACAACCGTATTTTTGTTGTGGCACCTGACCGTTTTATGACGGCACTGGATGCAAAAAACGGCACCGTAATATGGCGGGAAAAGAAAGATACGATCCGTGTGCGTGAGTCTATGGGCCTCGCCGCCAATGGTAAATATATCTATGTAAAAACGATGGATGGCGACTTGCTGGGCATTTCTTCTTCTGGGGAGAAAATGAATGTGGCCTGGGCCTCGAAACTGAAGCTGCCTTATGAATTGACGCCTTCAGCAATAAAAACAAATCGCAAGCTGGTATTCGTGCCGAGTCATTCGGGTTTGCTGTCTGCAGTAGACGCAAAAACAGGCGATGTTGCCTGGCAATATAAAATTTCAAACGGCATGGTTAACCCTGTGGCAACAAAAGGCAATAATCAGGTCATAGCAAGCACGATGGATGGAAAAATAGTGTCTTTAAGCTTTTAA